One genomic window of Daphnia pulex isolate KAP4 chromosome 10, ASM2113471v1 includes the following:
- the LOC124205213 gene encoding uncharacterized protein LOC124205213: MRIQQLLNMAGANMLVHLTHIDDSVRGRQGPCVYFWGMTHDRSLYLLMEKYLESIRHYLEAISPPLNLNVLNQVCCVLINHQWHRAKVLELKLSHAGTIDVFCIDSGDTHTVPLGFVRTLDIPAKEAEHIRDWPPLATKFILADVVAPRGPGSRSHWSEPAVIFLKMHVENRTWKASPMGMYGEHQGVRLFDSNNQLLATTMIQQGLGVAAQTYHEALSMCEMMNKQPAYIQPAFNTFSGRLNVPTLNNTLPPAFAIPATYRDHHPAYPMAAACSPNQSPIPPRAYVTNDIPSKGRHDVIVTHIPDGPHKFYVQLKSEASDFLRLRKKLDSTAPPALRGVPKLGTPCVALSPTDKLCHRGLITAVGDYGDQCTVYFADIGTQEPVNLDSICEISDELLVPRLFAYRVSLFGVEEVAKLVGLNEIFTSLVNSVPYLKVEVVEDDEGKQKVNLYDNLGRSIWEMLCTILANFGTSRVCSPVAPIPSPPKLNQAATACVTEIPSAVLPEEPGYFFGQLEKIPVKDLNVMVAELTMAYSTDPNPPLLYADVKSHLGHYAVIHWDEDNNFYRIRVNKELINDAEVQFTDYGNSLLIPRCKILAPLEGLTCFRNPPYGIHCKIDGGVMQSIPNWRELMNEKQIKVKIGSLVDGVYSVTLTDDPCNNDIAKAISSGNLQKKPVVSVPEQSTCSDNAPVQVENVSEQTARGNNDRFRRNTDNGNSGRSHYVHPKAKDTNWRAAGTEDTTQTGQVRTSSKECNWRSSSNQVQEVIRAPRGPPPSTGNGETKGPMGFQRLGQVNKSQPPLLKPIIETSPPAVIPEEPKMSPTSTVQKQYTYMHQALPVANSQVQLTCVVDPTSFYVQLSANSTILNELVEKLNLVDCDELKPFIQNAKPGSACVVQYEEDSQWNRGQVLQLSDPPATIQLVTVKPISQLKRMVPRFMQCPQLTWHSRLKGVKKMTSGPVNLEPQKHIAACFLTGQSLSALFHSTSPDGNNGVFEAGFNVPGDVANYLIEQKVLDRVVLDTPQHLYVRLFEPSGLDLNEKLGLPESFKVESVAINLLEVNSLDDGEMSSPMSRTSEPALFDTFDDDVTLPLEVEVVRQVIEEPLVAIPTVIEHSENEEVELADRMEQVAVQEKEFYQSFGESVSSFVNEETLPQIMVLKEAKVMEQLAILDEEVKAAGDVTENLAQEIVDFVSAENATKDLNVSEPIEDLNVSAHIEDLNLPEKKSSGEDVSFNLIRQLTDAPSSTSPLESSLIDATQYIDEDPDVTLLSEAAAVTETTEVIEDIDEFHDLIELDDMEEFYDSQSADEALEDQPVVGIPCVARFTEDERYYRSKVLSVGDRLGKFVFLAGCSFQLPFAEARPVEPKLVDVDINGLAADVSKVVLNSGLPWLEGTFGLVLIAVTKYMLWPLFKKYCWEKMVQIWNDYFHKNQTDAQQTDAIPLTPIQPEILNIAIEQLSSQQLAALEALEDIKNSVAHLEPPTVDRPQTQGQPNGPGVGGE; encoded by the exons ATGCGAATACAGCAACTGTTGAACATGGCCGGAGCTAACATGTTGGTCCACTTGACGCACATTGACGATTCCGTTCGTGGACGGCAAGGCCCGTGTGTCTACTTTTGGGGTATGACCCACGATCGTAGCTTGTATTTGCtgatggaaaaatatttggagaGCATCAGGCACTATTTGGAAGCAATTTCACCACCGCTCAACCTTAATGTACTGAATCAAGTCTGCTGTGTACTCATTAACCACCAGTGGCATCGAGCAAAAGTGCTGGAACTTAAATTGAGCCATGCAGGGACAATTGATGTTTTTTGTATCGACTCTGGAGATACTCACACAGTACCCTTAGGTTTTGTTCGTACTCTTGACATCCCTGCAAAGGAAGCAGAGCACATCAGGGATTGGCCTCCTCTAGCCACTAAGTTTATTCTTGCTGATGTAGTTGCCCCTCGAGGACCTGGATCTCGTTCCCACTGGAGTGAACCAGCTGTGATTTTCTTGAAGATGCATGTGGAGAATCGCACTTGGAAAGCTTCACCCATGGGCATGTACGGTGAACATCAGGGTGTAAGGTTGTTTGATTCAAATAATCAACTTCTGGCCACAACCATGATTCAGCAAGGACTTGGAGTGGCTGCACAGACCTATCACGAAGCTTTAAGCATGTGTGAGATGATGAACAAACAGCCTGCCTACATCCAACCTGCTTTTAACACCTTCTCAGGTAGATTAAACGTACCGACCCTAAACAACACCCTGCCACCTGCATTCGCAATTCCAGCAACATACCGTGACCATCATCCGGCGTACCCAATGGCAGCGGCTTGCTCTCCAAATCAGTCACCTATTCCTCCTCGAGCGTACGTGACTAACGACATTCCTTCCAAGGGGCGACACGACGTTATCGTCACACACATTCCCGATGGGCCTCACAAGTTCTACGTGCAACTCAAAAGTGAAGCCAGCGATTTTCTGAGGTTACGCAAGAAACTCGATTCGACAGCACCTCCCGCCTTGCGCGGAGTACCGAAACTTGGAACACCTTGCGTAGCATTGTCTCCAACGGACAAACTTTGTCATCGTGGATTGATCACGGCAGTGGGTGATTACGGCGATCAGTGTACTGTCTACTTCGCTGACATCGGGACCCAGGAGCCAGTAAACCTTGATTCGATTTGTGAGATCTCTGACGAGCTGTTGGTTCCGCGCTTGTTTGCCTATCGAGTTTCTTTGTTTGGCGTTGAAGAAGTCGCCAAACTCGTGGGCTTGAACGAAATTTTCACGTCTTTAGTCAACTCAGTCCCGTATCTCAAAGTTGAAGTCGTGGAAGATGATGAGggcaaacaaaaagtaaatctCTACGACAACCTTGGACGCAGTATCTGGGAAATGCTCTGCACGATTCTGGCTAACTTCGGAACATCGAGGGTTTGCTCGCCTGTTGCCCCAATCCCTTCGCCACCCAAATTAAATCAAGCAGCTACAGCATGTGTAACCGAG ATCCCCTCTGCTGTTTTACCGGAAGAGCCCGGATATTTTTTTGGACAGCTCGAGAAGATACCAGTAAAGGATCTAAATGTTATGGTCGCTGAGCTAACGATGGCTTACTCTACCGATCCCAACCCTCCCTTGCTGTATGCAGACGTCAAAAGCCACTTGGGGCATTATGCCGTGATCCATTGGGATGAAGACAATAATTTCTACCGGATTCGTGTAAATAAGGAGTTGATCAACGATGCTGAGGTTCAATTCACCGACTACGGAAACAGTCTGCTGATACCACGCTGCAAAATTTTGGCACCTCTAGAAGGGTTGACTTGCTTCCGAAATCCTCCTTACGGCATTCATTGCAAGATTGATGGTGGTGTGATGCAGTCTATTCCCAACTGGCGGGAACTTATGAATGAAAAGCagattaaagtaaaaattggtaGTTTGGTAGACGGAGTCTATTCAGTGACTTTGACTGACGATCCTTGCAATAACGATATTGCAAAAGCGATTTCTTCGGGGAACCTTCAAAAAAAACCCGTTGTTAGCG ttccAGAACAGAGCACTTGTAGTGATAATGCACCAGTCCAAGTTGAAAATGTATCGGAACAAACAGCCAGAGGGAACAACGATCGTTTCAGGAGGAACACCGATAACGGCAATTCTGGTAGAAGTCACTACGTTCACCCCAAAGCCAAGGATACAAACTGGAGAGCAGCTGGGACGGAAGATACGACGCAAACTGGGCAAGTGAGAACATCCAGCAAGGAATGCAATTGGAGATCGTCGTCTAATCAAGTTCAAGAGGTGATTCGCGCTCCTCGAGGACCTCCTCCCTCGACTGGGAATGGAGAGACTAAAGGTCCCATGGGGTTTCAGAGACTTGGACAGGTGAACAAATCACAACCTCCTTTGTTGAAGCCTATAATTGAAACTTCGCCACCTGCCGTGATACCCGAGGAGCCGAAGATGTCACCAACTTCAACTGTTCAAAAGCAGTATACTTATATGCATCAAGCTCTGCCAGTTGCAAACAGTCAAGTGCAGTTAACTTGTGTTGTTGACCCAACCAGTTTCTATGTTCAGCTATCAGCTAACTCTACTATTCTTAATGAATTGGTTGAGAAATTGAATCTAGTTGACTGTG atGAACTTAAACCATTCATTCAAAACGCAAAGCCCGGCTCTGCTTGTGTGGTGCAGTATGAAGAAGACAGCCAATGGAATCGTGGACAAGTTCTTCAGTTGAGCGACCCCCCTGCCACGATCCAACTAGTCACTGTAAAACCAATTTCACAGTTGAAGCGAATGGTCCCGCGCTTCATGCAGTGTCCTCAGTtg ACTTGGCACTCGAGATTGAAGGGAGTCAAGAAGATGACTTCCGGACCTGTCAATCTGGAACCCCAGAAACACATTGCTGCCTGCTTTTTAACTGGACAATCGCTTTCAGCATTGTTTCATTCTACTAGTCCAG atGGAAATAATGGGGTGTTTGAAGCGGGTTTCAATGTTCCTGGTGATGTTGCAAACTATTTGATTGAACAGAAAGTCCTGGACCGCGTCGTGTTAGATACGCCACAACATCTTTATGTCCGATTATTTGAACCCTCTGGATTGGATCTCAATGAGAAATTGGGGTTGCCGGAAAGTTTTAAAGTCGAGTCCGTCGCAATTAATCTTCTGGAAGTCAACTCTCTTGATGACGGGGAAATGTCTTCCCCGATGTCCAGAACTTCTGAGCCTGCACTTTTCGATACGTTTGATGACGATGTCACTTTACCATTGGAGGTGGAGGTGGTTCGCCAAGTAATCGAAGAACCCCTGGTTGCGATCCCAACTGTTATTGAACATTCTGAAAACGAGGAAGTAGAGCTTGCCGATCGGATGGAACAAGTAGCCgttcaagaaaaagagttttacCAATCTTTCGGCGAATCGGTTAGTTCTTTCGTCAACGAAGAGACACTGCCACAAATTATGGTACTCAAAGAAGCAAAAGTCATGGAGCAGTTGGCAATCCTCGATGAAGAAGTAAAAGCTGCCGGTGATGTTACTGAAAATCTAGCGCAGGAAATAGTGGATTTCGTGTCGGCTGAGAATGCAACCAAGGATTTAAATGTTTCAGAACCCATCGAGGATTTAAACGTTTCCGCCCACATCGAAGATCTTAACCTTCCCGAAAAGAAGTCGTCGGGCGAGGACGTCAGCTTCAACTTAATCAGACAATTGACGGACGCCCCGTCATCTACATCACCTTTGGAGTCTTCTTTAATCGACGCCACACAGTATATAGATGAAGATCCTGATGTCACTCTCCTCTCGGAAGCCGCTGCAGTAACGGAGACAACAGAAGTGATCGAGGATATTGATGAATTCCACGATCTG atcGAACTGGATGATATGGAAGAGTTTTATGATTCGCAGTCGGCCGATGAAGCACTGGAGGACCAGCCGGTTGTTGGAATACCATGTGTAGCTCGTTTCACCGAAGACGAGCGTTATTATCGCTCGAAAGTCCTATCCGTTGGAGATCGATTAggaaagtttgtttttttggcagGCTGCTCCTTTCAGCTGCCTTTTGCTGAGGCAAGGCCAGTTGAGCCGAAATTAGTCGACGTGGATATCAACGGCCTTGCGGCCGATGTATCAAAGGTGGTACTGAACAGCGGGTTGCCGTGGTTGGAGGGAACATTCGGCTTGGTGCTAATCGCAGTTACGAAATACATGTTGTGGCCATTGTTTAAGAAGTATTGTTGggaaaaaatggttcaaaTAT ggaatGACTATTTCCACAAGAACCAAACCGATGCCCAACAAACCGACGCCATTCCACTAACCCCTATTCAACCAGAAATATTGAATATTGCGATTGAACAACTTTCCAGTCAGCAATTGGCGGCCCTAGAGGCACTAGAGGACATCAAAAATTCAGTTGCTCACCTGGAACCCCCCACAGTTGACAGGCCACAGACACAAGGCCAACCAAATGGTCCAGGCGTGGGGGGCGAATAA
- the LOC124205214 gene encoding LOW QUALITY PROTEIN: cytoplasmic dynein 1 light intermediate chain 2-like (The sequence of the model RefSeq protein was modified relative to this genomic sequence to represent the inferred CDS: deleted 1 base in 1 codon) — translation MATASYRSRQTAAQMKDEKKDGNEKENIWPSVLSEVQLKGTNKLSPNQQVVVIGDRESGKTTLVAKLQGNVAPKKGSGLEYAYIDVRDEYRDDHTHLAVWLLDGDANQAHLLRYALTEETYSSTLLMLTVSMTTPWAMLDLLDQLQEWTSLLQDHIDKLPFSAEAIREYQHKYVRRWQEYVEPGDELETAQLRRTSRHVDGEEEGMDHLFPLPEGVLTRNLGLDIVVVVTKTDYMATLEKDLDYKEEHFDFIQQHLRKFCLQYGAALFYTSVKEDKNCDLLYKYLVHRIYGLVFPTPALVVEKDDVFIHSCWMR, via the exons ATGGCTACGGCTAGCTACAGGAGCAGGCAAACGGCTGCTCAAATgaaggacgaaaaaaaagatggcaatGAAAAGGAGAATATTTG gccATCTGTTTTGAGTGAAGTGCAACTGAAAGGAACCAACAAACTATCTCCAAATCAGCAAGTTGTTGTCATTG GTGACCGAGAATCAGGGAAAACCACACTTGTTGCAAAGTTACAAGGCAATGTTGCTCCCAAAAAAGGTTCTGGCTTAGAATATGCTTACATTGATGTTAGGGATGAATACAGAGATG ATCACACTCACTTGGCTGTCTGGCTGCTAGACGGCGATGCGAATCAGGCTCACTTGTTACGCTATGCATTGACGGAGGAAACCTATTCATCAACCCTTCTGATGCTGACCGTTTCGATGACAACCCCATGGGCTATGCTAGACCTGCTAGATCAGCTACAAGAGTGGACTTCTCTATTACAAGATCATATAGACAAACTTCCCTTTTCAGCTGAAGCCATCAGGGAATATCAGCACAAAT ATGTCCGGCGATGGCAAGAATACGTGGAACCGGGCGATGAACTGGAAACGGCTCAACTGAGGCGGACATCTCGTCATGTGGATGGAGAAGAGGAAGGCATGGATCACCTGTTTCCTCTTCCGGAAGGAGTCCTCACGCGCAATCTCGGCTTGGATATTGTCGTAGTCGTCACTAAG ACTGACTACATGGCGACGCTGGAAAAAGATCTGGACTACAAGGAAGAACATTTTGACTTTATCCAACAGCACCTGCGCAAATTTTGCCTGCAATACGGAGCCGCCTTG TTTTATACGTCGGTGAAAGAAGACAAGAATTGCGACTTGCTCTACAAATATCTTGTGCACAGAATATACGGTCTGGTGTTTCCCACTCCAGCCCTGGTGGTTGAAAAGGATGATGTTTTCATTCAT TCCTGCTGGATGAGATAA
- the LOC124205218 gene encoding histone H2A — translation MSGRGKGGKVKGKSKTRSSRAGLQFPVGRIHRMLRKGSYAERVGAGAPVYLAAVMEYLAAEVLELAGNAARDNKKTRIIPRHLQLAIRNDEELNKLLSGVTIAQGGVLPNIQAVLLPKKTDKPAKA, via the coding sequence ATGTCTGGCCGTGGCAAAGGAGGCAAAGTCAAGGGAAAGTCAAAGACCCGTTCCAGCAGGGCCGGACTTCAATTCCCCGTCGGTCGTATCCACCGAATGCTCCGCAAGGGATCGTACGCTGAGCGCGTCGGTGCCGGTGCTCCCGTCTACTTGGCTGCCGTCATGGAGTACTTGGCCGCTGAGGTCCTCGAGTTGGCCGGTAACGCCGCCCGTGACAACAAGAAGACCCGCATCATCCCTCGTCACTTGCAATTGGCCATCcgcaacgacgaagagttAAACAAACTTCTCTCCGGTGTCACCATCGCTCAGGGTGGTGTCTTGCCCAACATCCAGGCTGTTCTCTTGCCCAAGAAGACCGACAAACCCGCCAAGGCTTAA